A genome region from Crossiella equi includes the following:
- the rpsM gene encoding 30S ribosomal protein S13, whose protein sequence is MARLSGVDLPREKRLEIALTYIFGIGRTRSKEILTATGLSADLRVRELTDDDVVKLRDYIENHFKVEGDLRREVQADIRRKIEIGCYEGLRHRRNLPVRGQRTKTNARTRKGPKKTVAGKKKAGKK, encoded by the coding sequence ATGGCACGACTCTCTGGCGTCGATCTTCCCCGCGAAAAGCGGCTGGAGATCGCGCTGACCTACATTTTCGGCATTGGCCGTACCCGCTCCAAGGAGATCCTGACCGCGACCGGCCTCAGCGCCGACCTGCGCGTCCGGGAGCTCACCGACGACGACGTCGTCAAGCTGCGGGACTACATCGAGAACCACTTCAAGGTCGAGGGTGACCTCCGCCGCGAGGTTCAGGCCGACATTCGCCGGAAGATCGAGATCGGCTGCTACGAGGGGCTGCGGCACCGCCGCAACCTGCCCGTGCGAGGCCAGCGCACCAAGACCAACGCGCGCACCCGCAAGGGCCCGAAGAAGACGGTCGCCGGCAAGAAGAAGGCCGGAAAGAAGTAA
- the rpmD gene encoding 50S ribosomal protein L30, whose translation MAKLQITQLRSTIGCKQNQRDSLRTLGLRKIRQQVVREDSPQVRGLVHTVRHLVAVEEVAD comes from the coding sequence ATGGCCAAGCTCCAGATCACCCAGCTCCGCAGCACCATCGGCTGCAAGCAGAACCAGCGCGACTCGCTTCGCACCCTGGGTCTGCGCAAGATCCGCCAGCAGGTGGTCCGTGAGGACAGCCCGCAGGTCCGTGGCCTCGTCCACACCGTGCGGCACCTGGTGGCGGTCGAGGAGGTCGCTGACTGA
- the map gene encoding type I methionyl aminopeptidase, with protein sequence MLRRGRGIEIKTRTELEAMRAAGLVVARTLAAVSAAAKAGVSTGELDELAEQTIRDAGAVPSFKGYHGFPASICASVNEQVVHGIPNRAQVLAEGDLLSVDCGAILDGWHGDSAVTLAIGTVTEQELKLSQACRDSMLAGIAAVRPGNRLTDISHAIETSIRASAERDGLEYGIVADYGGHGIGTQMHMEPFLPNQGKPGKGPKLKVGMAIAVEPMVTLGSEETIELEDGWTVITDDGSRATHWEHSVAVTEDGPWVLTAPEED encoded by the coding sequence GTGCTTCGGCGGGGACGCGGAATCGAGATCAAGACACGTACCGAGCTGGAGGCCATGCGCGCCGCCGGCTTGGTCGTGGCCCGCACACTGGCCGCCGTCTCGGCGGCGGCCAAGGCGGGCGTGAGCACCGGCGAGCTGGACGAGCTCGCCGAGCAGACCATCCGGGACGCTGGTGCGGTGCCCTCGTTCAAGGGCTACCACGGCTTCCCGGCCTCGATCTGCGCCTCGGTCAACGAGCAGGTCGTGCACGGCATCCCCAACCGCGCCCAGGTGCTCGCGGAGGGCGACCTGCTCTCCGTCGACTGCGGCGCGATCCTGGACGGCTGGCACGGCGACTCCGCGGTCACGCTGGCCATCGGCACGGTCACCGAGCAGGAGCTCAAGCTCTCGCAGGCCTGCCGCGACTCGATGCTCGCGGGCATCGCCGCGGTGCGCCCGGGCAACCGGCTCACCGACATCAGCCACGCGATCGAGACCTCGATCCGGGCCAGTGCCGAGCGCGACGGCCTGGAGTACGGGATCGTCGCCGACTACGGCGGCCACGGGATCGGCACCCAGATGCACATGGAGCCGTTCCTGCCGAACCAGGGCAAGCCGGGCAAGGGCCCGAAGCTCAAGGTCGGCATGGCCATCGCGGTCGAGCCCATGGTCACCCTCGGCAGCGAGGAGACCATCGAGCTCGAGGACGGCTGGACCGTCATCACCGACGACGGCTCCCGGGCCACGCACTGGGAGCACAGCGTCGCGGTGACCGAGGACGGCCCCTGGGTGTTGACCGCGCCCGAGGAGGACTGA
- the rpmJ gene encoding 50S ribosomal protein L36 produces MKVQPSVKKICDKCKVIRRHGRVMVICENQRHKQRQG; encoded by the coding sequence GTGAAGGTCCAGCCGAGCGTCAAGAAGATCTGCGACAAGTGCAAGGTGATCCGCCGTCACGGGCGGGTCATGGTGATCTGCGAGAACCAGCGCCACAAGCAGCGCCAGGGCTGA
- the rplO gene encoding 50S ribosomal protein L15, translated as MMTIKIHHLRPAPGSNTPKTRVGRGEGSKGKTAGRGTKGTKARKNVPAAFEGGQMPIHMRLPKLKGFKNPFRTEYQPVNVTDLARLFPEGGTIGVEDIVNAGLVRKNKLVKVLGNGDLGGVKLNVTAHKFSSSAIEKINAAGGSVTEL; from the coding sequence CTGATGACCATCAAAATCCACCACCTGCGTCCGGCCCCCGGCTCCAACACCCCGAAGACCCGTGTCGGTCGTGGTGAGGGTTCCAAGGGCAAGACCGCTGGTCGCGGTACGAAGGGCACCAAGGCACGGAAGAACGTGCCCGCGGCCTTCGAGGGTGGGCAGATGCCCATCCACATGCGACTGCCGAAGCTGAAGGGCTTCAAGAACCCCTTCCGCACCGAGTACCAGCCGGTCAACGTGACCGACCTGGCGCGGCTGTTCCCCGAGGGGGGCACCATCGGTGTGGAAGACATCGTCAACGCCGGTCTGGTTCGCAAGAACAAGCTGGTCAAGGTCCTCGGCAACGGCGACCTCGGCGGTGTGAAGCTCAACGTGACCGCGCACAAGTTCTCCTCCAGCGCGATCGAGAAGATCAACGCGGCTGGCGGCTCGGTCACCGAGCTGTGA
- a CDS encoding DUF1707 SHOCT-like domain-containing protein has product MSEPVPYEHQRISDADREAAAERLRRAHGEGRITLGEFDERLQLVWTTRTYGELAVVTADLPELAAKPQPPARVEPARHPRPVFRVFLVIYLFAVVINLVTWGLVTLTEFELVYPWFLWVAGPPGVLLAGWYLLGRPRSDEG; this is encoded by the coding sequence GTGAGCGAGCCGGTTCCGTACGAGCACCAGCGGATCTCCGACGCCGATCGGGAGGCCGCGGCCGAGCGGCTGCGCCGGGCCCATGGTGAGGGCAGGATCACGCTGGGTGAGTTCGACGAACGCCTCCAGCTGGTCTGGACCACTAGGACGTACGGGGAGCTGGCGGTGGTGACCGCCGACCTGCCCGAGCTGGCCGCCAAGCCCCAGCCCCCGGCCCGGGTCGAGCCCGCCCGGCACCCGCGGCCGGTGTTCCGGGTGTTCCTGGTCATCTACCTGTTCGCGGTGGTGATCAACCTGGTGACCTGGGGCTTGGTCACGCTGACCGAGTTCGAGCTGGTCTACCCGTGGTTCCTGTGGGTGGCCGGACCGCCCGGTGTGCTGCTCGCCGGTTGGTACCTGCTGGGTCGCCCCAGGTCAGACGAGGGCTGA
- the rpsK gene encoding 30S ribosomal protein S11 translates to MPPKSRQGAGVKKIRRKEKKNVSHGFAHIKSTFNNTIVSITDPTGNVISWASAGHVGFKGSRKSTPFAAQMAAENAARKAAEHGMRKVDVFVKGPGSGRETAIRSLQAAGLEVGTIQDVTPQPHNGCRPPKRRRV, encoded by the coding sequence ATGCCACCCAAGTCCCGTCAGGGCGCCGGGGTCAAGAAGATCCGGCGTAAGGAAAAGAAGAACGTCTCTCACGGGTTCGCCCACATCAAGAGCACGTTCAACAACACGATCGTGTCGATCACCGACCCGACCGGCAACGTGATCAGCTGGGCGTCCGCAGGCCACGTCGGCTTCAAGGGCTCCCGCAAGTCCACGCCGTTCGCCGCGCAGATGGCCGCGGAGAACGCCGCGCGCAAGGCCGCTGAGCACGGCATGCGCAAGGTGGACGTGTTCGTGAAGGGCCCTGGCTCCGGCCGGGAGACCGCGATCCGTTCGCTCCAGGCCGCTGGCCTCGAGGTCGGCACCATCCAGGACGTGACCCCGCAGCCCCACAACGGCTGCCGCCCGCCCAAGCGGCGCCGGGTCTAA
- the secY gene encoding preprotein translocase subunit SecY, translated as MLSAFRSALATPDLRRKILFTLALIAVYRLGATLPSPGVSYPNIQECIRQAEGDGANNIYTLLNLFSGGALLQLSIFALGIMPYITASIIIQLLTVVIPRFEQLRKEGQSGQGKLTQYTRYLTIALAILQATAFTALAVRGQLFQNCTLDIIPDKGIFGLIVIVITMTAGTAVIMWLGELITERGIGNGMSLLIFTMIAARIPAEGANILRQGGVTFTIILVFGLVIIASVIFVEQAQRRIPVQYAKRMIGRRMYGGTSTYLPLKVNQAGVIPVIFASSLLYLPDLITRLTAGNSTDPSWWEIFLRDQVVNQRSWVHIALYFLLIIFFTYFYVAITFNPDERADEMKKFGGFIPGIRPGRPTAEYLQFVLSRITLPGSLYLGIIAVLPNFFLGVTGDGQNQNFPFGGTAVLIMVGVGLDTVKQIESQLMQRNYEGFLR; from the coding sequence GTGCTCAGCGCCTTCCGCTCGGCTCTTGCGACGCCTGACCTACGCCGCAAGATCCTCTTCACCCTCGCCCTCATCGCGGTGTACCGCCTGGGCGCGACGCTGCCGTCGCCCGGGGTGTCCTACCCCAACATCCAGGAGTGCATCCGCCAGGCCGAGGGTGACGGCGCCAACAACATCTACACCCTGCTGAACCTGTTCAGCGGTGGTGCACTGTTGCAGCTGTCGATCTTCGCGCTGGGCATCATGCCCTACATCACCGCGAGCATCATCATCCAGCTGCTCACCGTGGTGATTCCCCGGTTCGAGCAGCTGCGCAAGGAGGGTCAGTCCGGTCAGGGCAAGCTGACCCAGTACACGCGTTACCTCACGATCGCCCTGGCGATCCTGCAGGCCACCGCGTTCACCGCGCTCGCGGTCCGGGGCCAGCTGTTCCAGAACTGCACCCTGGACATCATCCCGGACAAGGGCATCTTCGGCCTGATCGTCATCGTGATCACGATGACCGCCGGCACCGCCGTCATCATGTGGCTGGGCGAGCTCATCACCGAGCGCGGCATCGGCAACGGCATGTCGCTGCTGATCTTCACCATGATCGCGGCGCGCATCCCGGCCGAGGGCGCGAACATCCTGCGCCAGGGCGGCGTCACCTTCACCATCATCCTGGTCTTCGGCCTGGTGATCATCGCCAGCGTCATCTTCGTGGAGCAGGCCCAGCGCCGGATCCCGGTGCAGTACGCCAAGCGCATGATCGGTCGCCGCATGTACGGCGGCACCTCGACCTACCTGCCGCTGAAGGTGAACCAGGCCGGTGTCATCCCGGTCATCTTCGCCTCCTCGCTGCTGTACCTGCCGGACCTGATCACCCGTCTCACCGCGGGCAACTCGACGGACCCGAGCTGGTGGGAGATCTTCCTCCGCGACCAGGTGGTCAACCAGCGCAGCTGGGTGCACATCGCGCTCTACTTCCTGCTGATCATCTTCTTCACCTACTTCTACGTCGCGATTACGTTCAACCCGGACGAGCGCGCGGACGAGATGAAGAAGTTCGGCGGCTTCATCCCGGGCATCCGCCCCGGGCGTCCGACGGCGGAATACCTGCAGTTCGTGCTCAGCCGCATCACCCTGCCGGGCTCGCTCTACCTGGGCATCATCGCCGTGCTCCCGAACTTCTTCCTCGGGGTCACCGGTGACGGCCAGAACCAGAACTTCCCGTTCGGTGGCACCGCGGTGCTGATCATGGTGGGCGTCGGCCTCGACACGGTGAAGCAGATCGAGAGCCAGCTCATGCAGCGCAACTACGAAGGGTTCCTCCGCTAG
- a CDS encoding adenylate kinase: MRLVLVGPPGAGKGTQATVLGQKLGVPHISTGDLFRYNVGQETALGKEAKGYLDAGELVPDSVTNAMVKERLAQEDAKDGFLLDGFPRNTAQADVLGQILKERDEALDAVLEFQVPEDVLVERLLARGRSDDNEDVIRRRQQVYRSETAPLLGYYADILLTVDAVGAVEEITGRALDALNNRK, encoded by the coding sequence GTGCGACTCGTTCTTGTCGGCCCGCCCGGAGCGGGCAAGGGTACCCAGGCCACCGTGCTCGGACAGAAGCTCGGTGTGCCGCACATCTCCACCGGCGACCTGTTCCGCTACAACGTCGGCCAGGAGACCGCACTGGGCAAGGAAGCCAAGGGCTACCTCGACGCGGGCGAGCTGGTGCCGGACTCGGTCACCAACGCCATGGTCAAGGAGCGGCTGGCCCAGGAGGACGCCAAGGACGGCTTCCTGCTGGACGGCTTCCCGCGCAACACCGCCCAGGCGGACGTGCTCGGCCAGATCCTCAAGGAGCGCGACGAGGCGCTGGACGCGGTGCTCGAGTTCCAGGTCCCGGAGGACGTGCTGGTCGAGCGCCTGCTCGCCCGCGGCCGGTCCGACGACAACGAGGACGTCATCCGCCGCCGCCAGCAGGTGTACCGCTCGGAGACCGCGCCGCTGCTCGGCTACTACGCGGACATCCTGCTGACGGTCGACGCGGTCGGCGCGGTCGAGGAGATCACCGGCCGCGCGCTGGACGCGCTCAACAACCGCAAGTAG
- the infA gene encoding translation initiation factor IF-1, giving the protein MGKKDGAIEVEGRVVEPLPNAMFRVELENGHRVLAHISGKMRQHYIRILPEDRVVVELSPYDLSRGRIVYRYK; this is encoded by the coding sequence ATGGGCAAGAAGGACGGGGCCATTGAAGTCGAGGGCCGCGTAGTCGAGCCGCTCCCCAACGCGATGTTTCGCGTCGAGCTGGAGAACGGCCACAGGGTCCTTGCACACATCAGCGGCAAGATGCGGCAGCACTACATCCGCATCCTGCCCGAGGACCGGGTAGTCGTGGAGCTGTCGCCCTACGACCTGTCCCGTGGCCGCATCGTCTACCGCTACAAGTGA